The proteins below come from a single Asanoa ferruginea genomic window:
- a CDS encoding ferredoxin, which yields MTTQTETDQLRVWVDQDLCTGDGLCVQYAPEVFEFDIDGLAYVKDGSGELQLSPGVRVDVPAHLRLDVIDSAKDCPGECIHVTRGDTDDEVAGPNAPVE from the coding sequence GTGACGACCCAGACCGAGACTGATCAGTTGCGGGTCTGGGTGGACCAGGACCTGTGCACCGGCGACGGGCTCTGCGTGCAATACGCGCCCGAGGTCTTCGAGTTCGACATCGACGGGCTGGCCTACGTCAAGGACGGGTCCGGAGAGCTACAGCTGTCACCTGGTGTCCGGGTTGACGTGCCCGCCCACCTGCGGCTCGACGTGATCGACTCGGCGAAGGACTGCCCCGGCGAATGCATCCACGTGACCCGCGGCGACACCGACGACGAGGTCGCCGGCCCCAACGCGCCGGTCGAGTAA
- a CDS encoding tRNA (adenine-N1)-methyltransferase, with product MSTLHPTTTETEPDTTPHNRGPFRVGDRVQLTDPKGRMHTVTLEPGREFHTHRGALAHDEIIGLPDGSVVRSAGGTEYLALRPLLSDYVLSMPRGAQVIYPKDAGQIVTMGDIFPGARVLEAGAGSGALASWLLRAVGPSGDLISYELRDDFAAIARKNVEAFFGGPHPAWTLRNGDVLSCTDTGFDRIILDLLAPWDAVDLISRALVPGGVFIGYVATTTQLSDLVEALREKGGFTEPRAWESMVRDWHAEGLAVRPDHRMIAHTAFLVSARKLAPGVLAPPRRRKPSKGAEAYAIRKAANRAPVDLPGDGAAGVDGVATQGDVPGEPR from the coding sequence GTGAGCACGCTGCACCCGACGACCACCGAGACCGAGCCCGACACGACCCCGCACAACCGGGGTCCGTTCCGGGTCGGCGACCGGGTCCAGCTCACCGACCCCAAGGGCCGGATGCACACCGTCACCCTGGAGCCCGGCCGCGAGTTCCACACCCACCGCGGCGCGCTGGCCCACGACGAGATCATCGGCCTCCCCGACGGCAGCGTGGTCCGCTCGGCAGGCGGCACGGAATATTTGGCCCTTAGGCCCCTTTTGTCCGATTACGTGCTCTCCATGCCCCGCGGCGCCCAGGTGATCTACCCGAAAGATGCCGGCCAGATCGTCACGATGGGCGACATCTTCCCCGGCGCCCGGGTGCTCGAGGCCGGCGCCGGCTCGGGCGCGCTGGCCAGTTGGCTGCTGCGCGCCGTCGGCCCGTCCGGCGACCTGATCTCCTACGAGCTCCGCGACGACTTCGCCGCCATCGCCCGCAAGAACGTCGAGGCCTTCTTCGGCGGCCCGCACCCGGCCTGGACCCTGCGCAACGGCGACGTGCTGAGCTGCACCGACACCGGTTTCGACCGGATCATCCTCGACCTGCTGGCCCCCTGGGACGCCGTCGACCTGATCTCCCGCGCGCTGGTGCCCGGCGGCGTGTTCATCGGCTACGTCGCGACCACCACCCAGCTCTCCGACCTGGTCGAGGCGCTGCGCGAGAAGGGCGGCTTCACCGAGCCCCGCGCCTGGGAGTCGATGGTCCGCGACTGGCACGCCGAGGGCCTGGCCGTGCGCCCCGACCACCGCATGATCGCCCACACCGCGTTCCTGGTCTCCGCCCGCAAGCTGGCCCCGGGCGTGCTCGCCCCGCCGCGCAGGCGCAAACCTTCCAAGGGCGCAGAGGCATATGCGATACGCAAGGCCGCCAACCGGGCGCCGGTGGACTTGCCGGGCGACGGGGCCGCCGGAGTCGACGGCGTGGCGACCCAGGGCGACGTCCCGGGCGAGCCCAGATGA